In Procambarus clarkii isolate CNS0578487 chromosome 5, FALCON_Pclarkii_2.0, whole genome shotgun sequence, the following are encoded in one genomic region:
- the LOC138351586 gene encoding calphotin-like, giving the protein MRLRSDTPSSVRLLGYYVRVFYARQPRTCFQCGQLGHQAAECSEVPAAPVNLFREEDFPPLPQGVDSGDEEVRVPFAAAAAPPPPSASPGEPPVVAVLPPGDVVPSVGLPAPVTVLPVPESLPGAPCAGTPSSPASSAAPPDLMSVPQVPDVLGAGVDPALLPVPGLVPHVVEDAAVLRRASVRPASVAHVSESASGSDDVRPEPKRSQHSSQAWADVGEFGDCGSSGGGEVAPGVLPTTVVAEVHLLEDAGTGVPASASSMVSVAPASGASPATDGSGSTWEVVPPAEVRGERGGLVVVLRKDAHSGGSETPSSVSVSSAAVLPPLPSPAVSSVSPAVSVEVLPSRQPSPVPVHTTARRSRLPSSACSVSSASSQGVVGTPRPR; this is encoded by the coding sequence atgcgcctgcggtcggataccccgtcttctgtccggctgctaggttactacgtccgggtgttttatgcccggcagccccgtacttgtttccaatGTGGCCagctggggcatcaggctgccgagtGCTCTGAggtccctgctgctcctgtcaacttgttccgggaggaggatttcccgccgctccctcagggcgtggattccggagatgaggAGGTGcgggtcccgttcgctgctgctgcggcccccccccccccctctgcgtcGCCCGGCGAGCCCCCGGTGGTTGCTGTTCTTCCTCCGGGTGATGTGGTGCCGTCGGTTGGTCTACCTGCTCCCGTCACTGTTCTCCCTGTTCCTGAGAGCCTTCCTGGTGCACCATGTGCGGGTACCCCGTCTTCTCCCGCGTCTTCGGCTGCTCCCCCTGACCTTATGTCCGTGCCTCAGGttccggatgtgctgggtgctggggtggatccggcgcttctTCCTGTCCCTGGCCTggtaccccatgtggttgaggatgctgccgttctgcgtcgtgcTTCAGTTCGGCCGGCTAGTGTTGCCCATGTCtccgagtctgcctccgggtctgacgaTGTGCGGCCTGAACCTAAGCGTTCCCAGCATTCCTCTCAAGCGTGGGCCGATGTTGGCGAATTCGGCGATTGTGGATCTTCTGGCGGCGGTGAGGTGGCTCCGGGTGTGTTGCCTaccacggtggtggcggaggtgcatttgcttgaggatgctgGTACCGGTGTTCCGGCCTCCGCTTCAAGTATGGTGTCTGTGGCTCCTGCTTCGGGGGCGTCGCCTGcgacggatggctccggttccacGTGGGAGGTAgttccccctgctgaggttcgtggtgagcgggggggcctggtagtggtgttgagaaAAGATGCTCACTCTGGGGGTTCTGAGACCCCTTCCTCGGtctccgtttcctcggcagcagtcttgccgcctcttccgtctccggccgtctcttccgtgtctcctgcggtctcagTGGAGGTGCTACCGTCTCGTCAACCGTCCCCTGTTCCTGTGCATACGACGGCGAGGCGGTCTCGGCTACCCTCGTCCGCATGTTcagtgtcatctgcttcctcgcaGGGCGTGGTTGGCACTCCCCGGCCTCGTTAa